ATAAACCTCCAATACCCCTAGCCTCATTACGATGTGTATTGTAAAAATACTCATCACAACGTTTTTTATATTTTGGATAGAAATCAGCATTATGGGTATCACATGCTGTTTTACATACTTGATGAAAATGTGTAGCATCTTCTTCAAATAAATAGTACGGGGTCAAATCTTGCCCACCACCAAACCAAGAATCGACAATTTCACCTTCTTTGTTATACATTTCAAAATACCGCCAATTAGCATGAACCGTTGGTACAAAAGGATTTTTAGGATGCAACACTAGACTTAATCCACAGGCGAAAAAATTAGCTTCTTCTACACCAAAATGCTGTTGCATTGTTTTGGGTAATTCACCATGGACGGCTGAAATATTAACCCCTCCCTTTTCAAAAACGTTACCACTTTCTATGACTCTTGTTCTACCACCACCACCTTCTGGTCTATTCCACAGGTCTTCTTTGAATGTAGCATTACCATCTACTTCTTCAAGCTTAGAAGTTATGGTATCTTGCAACTTCTGTATGTAATTGTAAAACTTATCTTTCATATTCTTTATTCTAAACAAACTTATAACAACTTCTTACTATTTATATTAATTGATAGTATTTGTTTATTTTTTAAAATGCCTAATATAGGCTTCATATAATTCCATATCAATTGGTTGTTCACCAACAGGAGTAAATTCATTTTCAAGTGTTCTAATCCAATTAAATTTACATTTTTCAGCCACTTTAACACTAGCTAAATTGTCTTTATGTGAAATAATCTGCATGGTTTCTAACCCTAGGGTTGTAAATGCATAATTTAATAATGCTTTAACCGCTTTTGATGTTAATCCCTGACCTTCATTAGCATAACCAATACAATACGCAAACTCTCCTTGTTTCTTCTCCCAATCTAATTCCTTAATCGCTATTATACCAACAAGTTCACGATTTTCCGAATTCTTTAGAGTAAAAATAAATTCTTGTTTTTGCTCAAATTCCTGCACTTTTTTTTCTACATACAATTGAGACAATGTAGGGTTCAGGTTTTGGGCTAGTGTATTTGGAAAGTATCGTTTTAAACGTTCTGAATTAGACACTACTAAGTCGCAAATCTTCCACGCATCTCCGCTATGTATTTTGCTAACTTCAAAACCATCAAATTGTGCAATCATTAAAGCTTAGTTTTATTATTTGAAATTTGACTATTTTCATTTATTCGGGCTACTGTTCCTATTGAAGCTGCCGTAACCGAAAAAGGTAATACTAAAATAACTCCTATAACGGGTATCATCAAAAATAACATAAATACGATACCATTGCCTAGAGCCAAACCTTTGTTTTGCTTTACAAAAATAAGACTTTCATTATATTTAAAATGACGCTCTAATGTATAATCCATATTTCCAAAACCCGCATAATAAGCCTGAATTAAGAAGAGCAATACAGTAGTGAAAATGTTAATTACAGGAATAAAACTCAATAGTAAAATAGGAATAGTAAATAGCAATTCTTTACCTAGATTTCTAACATTTATTCTAATACCCCTCCATAACTGGTTACTAAAAGTTGTATCTCTATGGTGATGAATTTGTGATAATGGCACTCCGGAAAGATGGGCTTCAATCTTCTCTGAAACGGGACTCATAAAAGGTGCAGATAATGCCATGATAATGTGTTTATACAAAATCAATCCAAGTACGGCAATTGATAACCCTCCTATAAAACTACTTATTGTCATAAAAGTTTGCTTGCCCCACTCCCATCTCCATATTTTGGCAATATAGTAACCGATGTTATCTGATAAAGTATAGGCTAAGAACCCAATAATCAAGGCTGTAAAAATGCTTATTACTATAGGGATGAAGAAATATTTCCAAAGTTTTAATTTAGAAATTAAACCGAAAGATTGGGTATACGCCTGAATGCTTTTAAAAATATTCTTTATCATTTACAGCATTATTACTTGTCAAAATCAATCCTCTAACTTTTCTATATACACCAAATCATTACTATATTTTTTAATATCTTCTACAGAATAAATCATTTTTGCTTCAGCCACTTTTTCAAGTAAAACATCAATAAATTGCTGTGTATCTCTTTCATCATTCTGAATAAATATTTTTCTACCTACATGATTGTTATGAGAATCCATTTCTTTTTCTAAAGGCTCATTGGGTGAAAACTCTTCGTGCCAATCAGTTACCTGTTGAGCAAAACGAATAGCTCTTCTTGTATTACCTCTCCATCTAGAGCATTTTTTTGCAATTAAAATATTCCAAAGGGCATGTCTAAAAGCATTGGTCACATTATTTTTATGATGTAATTTACCATACAATTCATCAGAAACTTTTACAGTTTGATACGTTGCTAATAATGCGGGGCCAAAACTTAATGGATGCCTAATAAATAAAAGAATAAATGACCATGCATTTCCTTTATTTACTAATTTGATAAACTCTAACTTATCCATTAAATTGATATTCTTTTACCGCATCAATAAATGCTTTCGCATTATCTAACGGAATATTGGGTAAAATTCCATGCCCTAAATTAACAATATATTTATCTTTACCAAAATCATTTATCATTTGATGTACCATTTTTTTTATGGTTGCAGGCGGTGATAATAATCTTGACGGATCAAAATTACCTTGAAGTGTAATTTTTCCTCCAGATAAGTAACGGGCATTCTGAGGTGTAATTGTCCAATCCACACCTAATGCACTTACATTTGATTTTGCCATTTCACCTAAAGCAAACCAACAGCCTTTACCAAATGCAATAACCGGAGCATCATCTTTTAAAGCCTCAATAATTTGATTGATATATTGCCAAGAAAATTCTTGATAATCTACAGGAGATAACATTCCTCCCCATGAATCAAAAATCTGAACTACATCAACCCCTGCTTTTACTTTTGCCTTTAAATAGGCAATAGTAGTATCAGTAATTTTTTGCAATAACTGATGTGCAGCCAACGGTTGTGTAAAACAAAAAGCTTTGGCTTTATCAAAGTTTTTGCTTCCTTGACCTTGCACTACATAACACAAAATTGTCCATGGAGACCCTGCAAAACCAATTAATGGAATATCATTGTTTAACAACTCTTTTGTTGCTATGATGGCTTGCATAACATAATCTAACTCTACATTTACATCAGGTACAATGACCTCGTCTACGCCTTTTTGATCTCTTACTGGGTTTGGTAAATAAGGTCCAAAATTCGGTCTCATTTCCACTTCAATATTCATGGCCTGTGGAATTACTAAAATATCTGAAAACAGGATAGCAGCATCCATTCCATAACGCCTAATAGGCTGCACTGTAATTTCACTTGCTAATTCAGGTGTACGACATCTTGTAAAGAAGTCGTATTTTTCACGAATGG
The nucleotide sequence above comes from Aureibaculum algae. Encoded proteins:
- the hemF gene encoding oxygen-dependent coproporphyrinogen oxidase, yielding MKDKFYNYIQKLQDTITSKLEEVDGNATFKEDLWNRPEGGGGRTRVIESGNVFEKGGVNISAVHGELPKTMQQHFGVEEANFFACGLSLVLHPKNPFVPTVHANWRYFEMYNKEGEIVDSWFGGGQDLTPYYLFEEDATHFHQVCKTACDTHNADFYPKYKKRCDEYFYNTHRNEARGIGGLFFDYCKQTEEMSMQNWYNFVTEVGDSFLEAYVPIVEKRKELLYTEAQRKWQEIRRGRYVEFNLVHDKGTLFGLKTNGRIESILMSLPPHVQWVYNHIPEKDSDEAKVLSVLQNPKEWI
- a CDS encoding GNAT family N-acetyltransferase, whose amino-acid sequence is MIAQFDGFEVSKIHSGDAWKICDLVVSNSERLKRYFPNTLAQNLNPTLSQLYVEKKVQEFEQKQEFIFTLKNSENRELVGIIAIKELDWEKKQGEFAYCIGYANEGQGLTSKAVKALLNYAFTTLGLETMQIISHKDNLASVKVAEKCKFNWIRTLENEFTPVGEQPIDMELYEAYIRHFKK
- a CDS encoding EI24 domain-containing protein, yielding MIKNIFKSIQAYTQSFGLISKLKLWKYFFIPIVISIFTALIIGFLAYTLSDNIGYYIAKIWRWEWGKQTFMTISSFIGGLSIAVLGLILYKHIIMALSAPFMSPVSEKIEAHLSGVPLSQIHHHRDTTFSNQLWRGIRINVRNLGKELLFTIPILLLSFIPVINIFTTVLLFLIQAYYAGFGNMDYTLERHFKYNESLIFVKQNKGLALGNGIVFMLFLMIPVIGVILVLPFSVTAASIGTVARINENSQISNNKTKL
- a CDS encoding DUF6973 domain-containing protein yields the protein MDKLEFIKLVNKGNAWSFILLFIRHPLSFGPALLATYQTVKVSDELYGKLHHKNNVTNAFRHALWNILIAKKCSRWRGNTRRAIRFAQQVTDWHEEFSPNEPLEKEMDSHNNHVGRKIFIQNDERDTQQFIDVLLEKVAEAKMIYSVEDIKKYSNDLVYIEKLED
- the hemE gene encoding uroporphyrinogen decarboxylase translates to MIKNDLFLRALKGETVDRPPVWMMRQAGRYLPEFIAIREKYDFFTRCRTPELASEITVQPIRRYGMDAAILFSDILVIPQAMNIEVEMRPNFGPYLPNPVRDQKGVDEVIVPDVNVELDYVMQAIIATKELLNNDIPLIGFAGSPWTILCYVVQGQGSKNFDKAKAFCFTQPLAAHQLLQKITDTTIAYLKAKVKAGVDVVQIFDSWGGMLSPVDYQEFSWQYINQIIEALKDDAPVIAFGKGCWFALGEMAKSNVSALGVDWTITPQNARYLSGGKITLQGNFDPSRLLSPPATIKKMVHQMINDFGKDKYIVNLGHGILPNIPLDNAKAFIDAVKEYQFNG